From the Candidatus Atribacteria bacterium genome, the window ATTAAAAATATTTCGAACTAACTATATAGAACTTGTCCATTTTTCATGACAAAATCTATATTTTGCAAAACTTTAATATCATCTAAAGGATTTCCTTTAAAGGCTATGATATCAGCCGCTTTGTTGGGTTCGATTGTACCAGTTATTTTATCAATCCCTATGGCTTCGGCGCTGTTTTTTGTTCCCGATATAATAGCCTGCATTGGTTTCATTCCCCACTTAACCGCTAATTCAAATTCCTTCGCAAATTGATCTTGAGGATGAGTAGGATATCCTACCAAATCTGAACCTAAAGCATATTTAATTCCCTTCTCTATATTTTTTTTAAAATCTCTTTTCATGGTTTCCCAATGAATTCTATATATTTCTTTTCGTTTTAAGGAATAATTATACTTTTTTTCAGCTTTGATATGGAAATAAATTTGCGATATAGTGCTTACAATCATTTTTTTTGTTTTTAATATTTTATTTCTAGTTTCTTCATTAATGCCGTAACCATGATTTATTAAGTCTATTCCGTTATTAAGTGCAAGTTGAACAGATATATCTCCGATGCAATGTGCTGATACTTTTAATCCATTTAAATGAGCTTCTTCCACAACTGCTCTAACTTCCTCAGCACTATAGGCTGCTACTGTCATACAAGGGTTATCTCCCCAAATATGGTTACTATCATAAATATGTCCCTTAGAAAGTCCAATTTTAATAATATTTGCGCCTTGACGAATACGTTCTCTAACTTTTTTACGAAGCTCATCAA encodes:
- a CDS encoding amidohydrolase family protein, which translates into the protein MLSVHGERKILNHQKQAKLIKAGIFIDGKSFEPKENIHILIQNDKIQRISKAKKTVIPKNIEVSDLSDKTVMPGLIDAHMHFFGVPSLDVKEKFTETKESRILRALCEAGKMLKAGITSACCQGSSISPVLRKLIDVGYIKGPRIICAGEFICSTGGTWDYFDIPIDIVNKSGIFADGVDELRKKVRERIRQGANIIKIGLSKGHIYDSNHIWGDNPCMTVAAYSAEEVRAVVEEAHLNGLKVSAHCIGDISVQLALNNGIDLINHGYGINEETRNKILKTKKMIVSTISQIYFHIKAEKKYNYSLKRKEIYRIHWETMKRDFKKNIEKGIKYALGSDLVGYPTHPQDQFAKEFELAVKWGMKPMQAIISGTKNSAEAIGIDKITGTIEPNKAADIIAFKGNPLDDIKVLQNIDFVMKNGQVLYS